In Elephas maximus indicus isolate mEleMax1 chromosome 5, mEleMax1 primary haplotype, whole genome shotgun sequence, the sequence GAAATAATGACTTTGGTTGACAGAGTCAGGATATTTGGTTTAGGAGTCAGGAATCTTTGGGGTGATGGTGATACAACCCAGAAGGTAGAGTTTTACCCTGCTGACATGATGGTTCCGGGGCTAAGagactctgtgaaacatttcaacttTACAAATAAAATCATACACGAACTTTTTATTTCTCATTAATTCATACACATTTATCCCTGGAGATACTATGTTTTCAGTGACATCTATGAAAATACTTGTTGAAATGTGTTCATGATGCCTTGAAAGACATTGATATTTATTATTGGTTTACCTTAAGAGGTATAGAGAAGAAATGATTGATATGGTTTTCTACTCTACTCCTATATATCAGATTTCTCTATTAGCCACAGGTCTGATTTCGGCTGTTTCCACTCTTCTCCAAACAGTGTGTTAAAACTGAAAGGCTTGAAGTATTCCAGACGATGgctaaaagcaaaggaaaagaaatgggaAATGAAATGAATTATGCATTTTTGAAACAGTTGTCCTGAAGGGGTATTTGTTTTATCACATCTGTGACAGGACAATATTGTATTTTAAGAAATACCAACGGTAAGAGTATTCCATATGTACCATTTTCTCACCCTGGCTAGAGAACATTCAGCTCTGAAAGCATTTACCCACATCTCAAAGCACTCTCTGTTCAATTCTGCAAATAACTCCCTCACAGGTGACAGGAGAAATAAAAAATCAGTCCTCAAAATCTGCCTCATTCTATCTAGCTCTAAACAAATCATTTTATATACTTACAAATGTTTTTATACTCAAACTTGGATATAATTTATATTAGTCATATAagcaattgtttttaaaaaagtttcagTTCCACAGATCAGAGGATAGATTTTCCTTCTTGGCCAAACAAGGAAGGCTAACATAAAGGAGTGCTGATACTAGGTATTTTCTTTCCAGGAAAACTATTTAACTATTATTACATTTTCCCTTGTGGCTCAATGAGGAGAGAAAGACTTACCTAACAGATTGCAGTAGAAACCACTCTGCCCTGGCTCTGCCCTGGCCAATGGTACGATAATACTTTTACCCAGGGTAAGCTTCCAATTAGGTGTGGGTGGGAAGCCTGAATACAGGGGGTATATACTGgtgaagagacagagaaacaagcCATCTTGGCATGGCGGCCCTGAGTCAGTTGCGGCTAGAATTTCATCCCATTCTGCTGTCCTGGCAAGGCTGATCCAGTTTTCTAGTAGCAACTGCCAATCTCAGATTTACATGTTAAGGAGAAAACAGTAGAGTGAAGAGCATGACAGCAAGGAGAAGGCAAATGGAAAGGAAGGACAGTGTAGCACTTTCCAAGCGCAATATAGCAAGAATGTCAGTCTACTACGGTGCAATACCCACTAGGAtgtctctaccaaaaaaaaaaaaaaaaaacagttgctgtcaagtcaattccgactcatggcaaccccatgtatgtcagagtaaaatcaatggctgagttttcagaagtagatcaccagactattcttccaaagcatctctgggtgggcttgaacctccggTAGGTGGTCAAGCACTTTGACGGTTTGCACAATCCAGGGCCCCGTGTCCCTGTTATGCTCTTCTATACATTCATACCTACTAGACTCTGGTAGGCCACACTGAGTACACTCAAAGAGATACAGGACAGAGACAACAGCTTGCCATAGGACAGCATCTGGCTTTTCTGCCTATATGAGTAGTCCTGGCAGCAGCCCATGAAGACTGTCCAGAAGCTACATTCTCCCTAGATGCCAGCTTCAGGGGCAGGGACAAGACTCAAACTGAGAAGGTACAGGAGATACCCTGGAATGAACACTTGATGTCCCATAGGGGCCAATATCTCTTGTAATAACTGTAGGCATAGTTCCTAGGGTCCTCATGTGGGACATGACCGTGAAAGGGAATCCCAAAGCTACGCTGCCCCATCAAGTATTTATAATTCATTGGCAATTTCTCTTGGCCCAGATGCAATTTACCAATCAGCAGTCATCTTTATCAGAATTAATGTTCTctagaatataccacggactgccagaaagaacaaatctgtcttagaagaagtacagccagaatgttccttaaaagcgaggacggcaagaatttgtctcatgtacttcggacgtattatcaggagggaccagtccctagagaaggacatcatgcatggtaaagcagTGAATCAGTGAAAacagaaagatcctcaatgagatggactgacacagtggctgcaacaatggacatagcaatgactgtgaggatggcacaggacctggcagtgtttcattctgttgtatacagttcAAATCTTCATTACTTTCCACTTACAAATCAGGTTTTTGTCCTTGCTGTAGTTCATGCTGAGGTACCGGGTAAAGCGCTTCATAATGTCTTTTATCATTTGATCCATGAATTGCAAATGAATTGAATTTTGTGACATTTGGTGGAAAATAACACCAAGGAAGATACGTTTTTCCTTCCCATTTTGTCTCTCCTCTGGACACTTTGAATGATAAAGCAAGTCCCTGCTACAAAAATGACATGTGAAACACAGTAGGTAAATTCAGACTTatactttaaatatataaatacttgGGCACTTAAGAACTTTGTCTCATGTTTTTATTTACTCACTTTCCATACATTTCTTCTTCCAGAGAGTAAAAGCACCAAATGCTGTCCATGGCTGTCAAAATTAAAATTCCTCATGAATGTATGACAGATAGAACTATTTTCTTCCCCATCCTTCATATCTGGAATGTGTGTGCTCGTAACTAAATTTCCAAATAACCAAAAGATACTTGGGTAATTAAAGGAGGAGTTTGAGTGTTCAATTATTTAGAAATAATGCCTTTGGGCTTATCATTTTCCAAACAAGGGCGTCTATTTGTGACAACTGCGGTCAAATGTATAAAGCTACACATGCTTAaacttcttctatattctttaaataaaaaattatacaaaCTGCTTCATTTAGCTAGATGATGCAAAGTATGAAAAAGGGGAGGAAAAATGTTATGTTATTTGGAGTTTACattaaaactgtttaaaaaaccaaaaggaagttGACACCGATTTCCACATCTGAATTCAATAAGTTTACTAAAGGTTATTTCTGCAGGAAAGCTATCTTTCAGCTCAttagaaaatccaaaacatagaCTAAGAACTAGTCATCAggctaaatattttaatttgtctttaTTCTCTCATACAATAGTCCTTCCTCAACCTGCCTGCCTCTTGTGTTTTCCTGCTCTCTACTATTAGTTCAGACACTGATGTcaccttttcaaaaaaaaaatcacaatagagCCTCAAAAAGGAAACTACCAGTAAGAGTGCATAATTGGGATTAGCCAGGGCAGTAAGAATCAAAGGGTTGAAAgtacttacatgaaataaatgTGCTGTCTCCAGAAAAGACGATACCTAAACATTTCTACAGGATGGCCTTTTGTGTTTTTCGAGGATTTCCTTCATGAAACTATTCTAACATATGAAAAGAGTgtatccttttcctttttttttgagtAAGAGCAAAAGCCTTCtgattgtttttactgttgttatgCAGCCTTAAAGAATAACctaaaagcaaaaccaaatcaaaccaaacccattgccactgagcaattccgactcatagtgaccctacaggacagagtagaactgccccatagggtttccaaggagcaagagGCTggtggcttttaaccactgcaccaccagggctccaaaatttatATACTCTTCATAAAATTCCCTAAAAGAATCATTTTAAAAAACTAGTTCAATTCTTTATATCTATATTTGTCACTGTAtttctgaactaaaaaaaaaaattctctgaacTAGTATACAGTAATACAAATTTACAGAGTAAATAATGAGGGGAAAGAGTATTGATCtataataatttttcattttgcagaaaaatTCTCATCAAGTTTACtagaaaacaaaacccatcaGTGAACTGAAAACAATATCACCGTAACAGTAATACTTATAAACATGTAGATTATATAAATTCTAAATATATACAATACACTTGAAAATAAGGAATTATATAAAAGTATAAAACTCATTAGCATTCTCCCTAGTTAACTGCAATTAGCACGTTTTAATTATGACCATGACTTATTACTAAAAAGTAACAGATTGAAATCATGTAGTAACGATTAAGGAAAAATATTTCATACTTACGGACAAAGTTCAACTTCTAAATACTGCTCAGTTCTGTCATTCAAGAAAAATGCTTCGACAACTTTTGAAAACAGAGAAATGAcatattaataaattttattttgctgcAACAGTAATTTACTTTTTAGAATATAAAGTGAATTAACTATTTTAAATTGCAGTTCTTTTCCCAACAGgaaaatagacaaagaaaatacataggCATTGCcttgaaaataaatatatagaaagaaatCATTAATTTTCTCCCACATTAGACTGCCataaataaaaagatgaataaaacctAGTGATGATGTGGTTGTAAAGAAATCCACATTGCCACAAAGATACGCTTTGAGCCAGTtatcttctaggaatttatcccacGGAAATAACCAGACAACTGGGATAAGAGGTAAGCATGATGCTGTTCATCAATGTCTTGCTAAAAAACAGGAAATGATCTAAGTGATTGGCAGTAGGAGAactgttaaataaactatgggaCATCCACGCAATGGAACACAGTGCAGCCATTAAAATCAAAGACACAGTTAAATATCTGTTCACATGGAAAGATATTTATGATATTCAATAAGCAGGCTGCAGAACAGTAATCAGATATACGTGCAATCAAAATGTGTAGGTGTGCCTGTGTTTAGATGTCTGCAAAATGTGCACTAAAATGGTAAGACTGGTTAAGTGTGTGGGATACAGGGAGGTagtctttcttttcttatttatgaTTTCCTGGAATTTTGAGCatgagttattttttaaaattgattatGAAAGCAATACATGTTTCttgtaaaaaaatttaaacaatacaaaaatatattaagTAAAATGTCAAAGTTGTTCTCTTCCTGCCTTGGTCTAAAATCAGCCAGAATTTTTCCTATGCTTCtacaaattattttaatgacatagatttaaaaatttttttttggaatcatGCTTTCCTACAACTTGCTTTTTTCACAAAAATCTTTCCAGCACATAAATACCTTATTCTTTTTAATGAATGCACAGTATTATTCTATAGAATATTGTCATAATTTACTGACCTAACCCATATTGGTACACATTtacattgtttccaattttccatgctattttcataaaataaaatagctaAGATACAGACATCAATCCATCAACAACTCAGAGAGTCTTACTGTCCCTTTCTAAATCTTTTATCTAAACAAATTAGGATGTCTTCTGATTTCTAGTCTCCATTATCACCTTACAAACATTTTTGCAGCTTTTCTGTATTAAGCACTATATCGGATTCTCAGGTATATTCACTAGCTTATAATCTAATCAGTAGTACACAAAAGTGGGAATGTCAATAAAATCGCCAAGATAGAGGGATGTATGGGTTGCTAGgtgacaaaaagaaaacagacaacgCTCAAAAGTGGTTCAAGGAAAGTTTCCTGGAGAAGGTGTTCCCTAAGCTCCATCCTGAAAGATCAGTTGGAACTGGGTGAAGGAAGCTGATGGAAGGGCATTCCAGTAGG encodes:
- the C5H4orf33 gene encoding UPF0462 protein C4orf33 homolog yields the protein MDFKIEHTWDGFPVQHEPVLVRLSPGDSGVMMEVSAPFFNDPPDPLGEPGKPFNELWDYEVVEAFFLNDRTEQYLEVELCPHGQHLVLLLSGRRNVWKQGLALSFKVSRGETKWEGKTYLPWCYFPPNVTKFNSFAIHGSNDKRHYEALYPVPQHELQQGQKPDFHRLEYFKPFSFNTLFGEEWKQPKSDLWLIEKSDI